One Scophthalmus maximus strain ysfricsl-2021 chromosome 1, ASM2237912v1, whole genome shotgun sequence genomic region harbors:
- the sec61b gene encoding protein transport protein Sec61 subunit beta, with product MPGPAASATNVGASSRSPSKTVAPRAAGSTVRQRKATSSGTRSGGRTTGSAGTGGMWRFYTEDSPGLKVGPVPVLVMSLLFIASVFMLHIWGKYTRS from the exons atg CCTGGACCAGCAGCAAGTGCCACCAATGTTGGGGCGTCTAGCCGTTCCCCCAGTAAGACGGTGGCTCCCCGTGCAGCAGGCTCCACCGTCAGACAGAG gAAAGCTACCAGCAGTGGAACACGCAGCGGTGGCAGGACCACAGGATCAGCCGGCACTGGTGGTATGTGGCGCTTCTACACAGAAGACTCGCCAGGTCTCAAAGT CGGCCCGGTGCCAGTGCTGGTAATGAGTCTACTCTTCATTGCGTCAGTCTTCATGCTGCACATCTGGGGGAAGTATACCCGCTCTTAA